The following nucleotide sequence is from Pseudochaenichthys georgianus chromosome 17, fPseGeo1.2, whole genome shotgun sequence.
CACGTTTCAACAATTAAGTCACAACAAGACAAAGTAAAAGGTTGACATGTTTGATGTCCTGGATTGTGACTACAGGGAACATCACTTTCTACCTGACACTTTGTTAGTTTACAGTAGAAATCACTGGCTGCTTACCTTCGTGAACCTTCATTGCTTTCGTCCATAGAGTAATTTCCATCTCCTAATGGTTGAAACGAAGACCTCCATTTATCAACAGAGGTTTGCGCTGTATGATAAGAAAAATATGAATAACAATGAACATCATTTATTTTTGACAGATTGGGTTAGGCCTGCACAATTAAGCAACATGTTATCATAGTAGTGTAATATTCCAATCGCAGGAAGCACAATATTTGCTAGAGGGTACATATTTGTTCAAATAAAAATTTGAATAAAGTATTGTGAAGTTGTTTGTTTATAACATGTACAAAAGAACAGTAATCCCCAAATatgaaaatggaaaaaggaaCCCAGAAATAGCTTTTCCTACAGCTGACTGGTTTCCCTTGATATCTTTTTAGAACCAAAACTATGACATGCTTTAGCAGTGTACGTGCAGTGTTTTTTAAAGCGCTGCAGTATTATCTCTCAAATACAATCACTCTGACTAAAGATAAAATACAGACTGGGGCAATGTAGTGGCCTAGGGATTCAAGTGCAATGAGTGTCCCTCATGCCCTGTGATAACATtcgaaacatatatttaaaaaaagaaaaagaaacattcACTTGATGATTTAGTGTCTGcaaaaataatcataaaataagGAATCAAATCAGCGAATGGTTATATCAGTAAACAAAATACAGCAGCATGATATACTAAATAGTTCGTTTTTATGTAAACTCCAAGTAACTCGTCTTGTGTGCCTGTTTCTAAGTGTGTTCATTGAAGTTACCTGGACGTTTCTTTGCTGGTTTTGCGTTAGCAGCCGTGGCAAATGTCGGCTGTGAGTTGATTGCTGGCTTCACTGGGATGTGAAGCATAGCTTCTTTGAACTCCTGGGGTATTCTATTTATCACAGAAAACAGATGACAACGTGAACAATTAGCACACAACTAAAGACTAAGTAAATACAACAGTAAAAGAATACGTCACAAAACCTGCATTTTGCAAGGTAAATGCAGAATGGTGTTTTATCTGTGCTAACTTCAACAAgttgtgtaactaatgtcctgcaggtcacccttgaaaaagagatcttttgatctcaaggggctttcacctggttaaataaaggctacaaacaagtTAGGCTAGCAAACTAAACTGGCTTAGCATGTTGTGTTGTTAGCTTTAGCCACATAGCTACACACAACAGTTTATTGCTAAAAAAATATACGAAGTAGcggttaataataattgcatgCACCCTCAGTTTCCCAACTATTCAAACCAGCAACCTTGCACGCCATTGTTAACCGGAACACTTTCTCAGATATATTAGCGTTGCTAAGCTTACGTTTAGTTTTTAAAGCGAATCTCTGGGCTAAAGTTACCTTCCAGTTACCTTtgctgcggctgctgctgcttgaAGGCTGGAGCTGCTGCTTTAGCACCTTTAGCTGAAAGGTTTGGTGGAGCTTTACTCTGATGGTTCATCATGTGGTTGTTTTGTGGGAAAGTAAATGAATTAGAATGAGTGAGAAGTGAAGCTAGTTCACCTACAAACGAGAGACAGCAAGCGCATTtagtggcatctgcaggcagtggcaagtacttccggcaacTGCCACAGAGGCCTCTGCTCTGTGGTATCTGTGGCCTCTGTGGcagatgccggaagtacttgccactgcctgcagatgccacgaaatgagccAGGCCCTACTGCTACACACAGCAGGTAAACATTCACCTGCCGACAGATGGCAGCATACTGCAAGAGGAGATTCTTCTGTACATTGCAATTGTTTTCTAAATACCATTAAGAGGGGAATCATACAGACCTCCAAATGGATTTGTTCATGTTCATTATGTTTTGTAGTCACTAAAACTGTTATAATAAAGTTATTTTCTGCATAGGCCTAATGAAGTTAAGGAAATTATAGACATAGTGGTTCCTCCAGAAGAAAGGATTTCAACTTTTGGTAATAAAGCTTAGAAaactatatattttaaataagaaGCATTAAACCAGTTGACACGTAGTAAATCCTAATTCTGAGGCTTTCCTTGTTCCTGAATAAGGACCCAGATTAAGTGTGTCCAATAAACAATAAATGCTTGTAAATAAGTACTACTTCAGTAAAACATTAATAATTATCTGTCTTGCATTCTGTATATTGCTATATGCATTTGTTGTGAACTAAATTACCACAGACAGAGGGTCTTAGGGGCTTGCAGCTCGTTTTGCTCAAACTGACAAAATGTTGAAAGCCATTAGGCCATTACAGATCTCATGCTGGCATCATACAAGCTCATATGGTTGAGTGTTTAAAGTtatcaaaagaaaaaaaacctatGTTGAAACCTGTGAAACAAATGTTTATTTAAGCTTGGTATAaaatcgtatcatcggacctgaggccgtatgttttggacactcgggtaaagagaggggcggagttgtcaactgatcaccatctggtggtgagttgggtcgagtggcgggggaagcctctggatagacctggtaagcccaaacgtgtagttcgggtgaattgggaacgtctggaggaggcccaatttcaggaggccttcaactcacacctccggcggagcttttcgggcattcctgtggaggttggggacattgaaccagagtggtcggtgttcaaagcctctattgccgaagccgcggtggggagctgtggtctcaaggtcttaggtgcctcaaggggcggtaaccctcgaacctcctggtggacaccggtggtcagggaagccgtccgactgaagaaggaggccttcagggatttgttatcccgggggactcccgaagcagttgcaaggtaccgacaggcccgaagggcagcagcctcatccgtggccgaggcaaagcagcgggtgtgggagaagttcggagaagacatggagaaggactttcgggcggcaccaaagttgttctggaaaactgtccgacacctcaggagggggaagcagggaaccatccaagctgtgtacagtaaggatgggacgttgttgacctcaactgatggagtgttgggacgttggaaggaacactttgaggaactcctgaacccgacaactccgccctctatgttagaggcagagctggagtatgacgggggatcaacgccaatctcccggggggaggtcactgaggtcgtcaaacaactccacagtggcaaagccccgggggtggatgagatccgcccggaaatgctgaaggctctgggtgttgagggactgtcatggttgacacgtctcatcaacgttgcgtggaagtcggaaacggtaccgaaggagtggcagaccggggtggtggtcccccttttcaaaaagggggatcagagggtgtgtgccaattacagaggcatcacactactcagcctccccgggaaagtttactccaaggtactcgaaaggagggtcaggccgattgtcgaacctcagattgaggaggaacaatgcggattccgtcctggtcgtggaacgacggatcagctttttactctcgcaaggatcctggagggggcctgggagtacgcttatccggtctacatgtgttttgtagacttggagaaggcgtatgaccgggttcccagggagttactgtgggaggtgctgcgggagtatggggtgagggggtctctactcagggccatccaatctctgtactcccaaagcgagagctgtgtccgggtcctcggcagtaagtcggacccatttccggtgagggttggcctccgccagggctgcgctttgtcaccaatcctgtttgtaatatacatggatcggatttcgaggcgtagttgtggggggggggggtctgcagttcggtggactaaggattgcaccactgctttttgcagatgatgtggttctgatggcttcatcggtctgcgatcttcagcactcactggatcggttcgcaaccgagtgtgaagcggctgggatgaggatcagcacctccaaatcggaggccatggttctcagcaggaaaccgatggactgtccactccaagtagggaatgagtccttaccccaagtgaaggagttcaagtatctcggggtcttgttctcgagtgagggatcaatggagcgtgagatgggccggagaatcggagcagcgggagcggtattgcagtcgctttaccgcaccgttgtgacgaaaagggagctgagccggaaggcaaagctctctgtctaccgggccattttcgttcctaccctcacctatggtcatgaaggatgggtcatgaacgaaagaacgagatcgcggatacaagcggccgagatgggtttcctccgccgggtggctggtgtctcccttagagataaggtgagaagttcggtcatcagggagggactcggagttgagccgctcctccttcgcgtcgaaagaagccagttgaggtggttcgggcacctagttaggatgccacctgggcgcctccctagggaggtgttccaggcacgtccagctgggaagagaccaaggggtagacctaggaccaggtggagggattatatctcttcgttggcctgggagcgccttgggatcccccagtcagagctggttgatgtcgccagggaaaagaaagtttggggctctctgctggaactgctacccccgcgacccgaccacggataagcgggagaagatggatggatggatggatggataatttCGTACCGAAAATAACTATTTAATCTAAGGTAATTCAATCCAAACAGAGTACATTGGCGTAATGTAATGAGCAACAGTATTTGCTAACATGTCTAAAACCAGGATAGTGTTAAGGTCAGAAACATCATAATTTCAGTTCTTAGATAAGTTTCCTTATTATTACTGTAAGGCTTCAATTTGATTGTTGAACAGAAGGTTATACACGTTATACGCGTATAACGTGCATGACCTGCTCTATTCCCTCGACAAGATCACAACAGAAACAGTGAAGTTATTGTTTCCTCCTCACCACGACTCACTCGCTCACTCTGACTAACTCTAATGTTACAGGTTTGCAGAAGATCATCAGGTCTCCAGTAAAAGCCGACCCATATGGGCAGGAGGGAGTCTTAATTCGACATATCTTCTGTAGGATCATATGGATGGATGAACACAAGAATTATCTATCTTTATCATGTTAACATTAGACACCAGGTGAAACAGATTATGGATTATGTGGGTTAAGCCTACCCTGCCGCTTCTTTACTATCAGTGAGCTGGAAACGCATCACGTGGACTGATATGCTCACATTTCTAAACCTGAATGTTCATTGTATGGTTGGGAACATTCTATTCTCTGTGAATGTTGGCTTAGGGGCCTTTGTATGGAGCCCCTAAAGCAGGGAGGGCAAACCTTTTGATCATGGTCCATACAGAAAAAATATAAGGAGTCTTGGTCCAAACTATAGTAAAAGCTGTCATTTCAACAGTTACATTGCAAGAAAATCAGTTTTATAGACCGGGAACCCCGCCAAATTAACTTCTTAACAGTTCAAAGTTTTACATTTAATTGCTGTGCCTTCATATTACAAAAAGTATTCTGTATCTTTAAATTATGTATATACTTTTAAACTCTAATATAGTGCACAGCTTAAGTGCAGACTTAATATTATGAGGCAGAAATGGCCATATAttggtttctgacctagtgccCTCTCcaaagatgaaaatgaatatggGTATGTAAATGTGTACATCTAATATTAAGATGTAGCTATCAGTATTGGTTGAAGTGCCAAGAGAGAGAATTTCGGGCccttttctatatatatatatatttttttatcattttggGCAGTTTAAAAAACGATCAGCGGCCGAATTCAGCCAACAAAGCCAAAAGAGGAAATGAGCAAAATGTCTTATTTTGTTGACAGGAAATAAAGGAACTACCATCAAACAGAACGATACTAATACTAATACGATGATTATTAATTGCTGCTTTGCAATAATGCCTGAGACAGAGGCTTGTTAATGTTATTAGTTCCACCTCCTGTATTTCTTGCTGAGTCAAAAGGAATTATTCGGATTAACTCACTTGATTTATTCACTTCCCTTTCTGCTATAGTGCTGAGCAGAGTGCACCTGAAGTAGCTGAATAATAATTAGACATCATTCTAAAATCTTGTTTTATTGTGCCATAAAGGTGTGAACTTTGAGCAGGATCTCAAAGGTGGTACAGCAGCTCTGAagaataaatactgtatatatatataggtgtATGCAGAAATACATTAAAAGGCAGAAATTGTTTAACGTCATTACAAGAATCGGTGAAATAATCAGTTTTACCTGTGCGCAGTTTTTATTACACATTTCAAAtttcaaaatatgatttaaaaaaaaagacagtCAACAGAGTTCCCTTTATCAGCTCACGTTGGTCTTGGGACATGTTATCAGAAAGGACATTCACTGATCTTTAAATCATTAAGTTTTCAATGTGCAAATGAATATAAGCCTTTAGTATACAATCTCTACACAAGTAAGGTAAAGGGGCAATTCTGGTGCTTAAGTCTCCACCTGAGTTTCACAACTCTAAACTCGATCGGTTGGCTACAAGACATGGAggaaaataaaggttaaatgatTTCAAACAACTACTAAGAAAAAAGTGTTTCATTGTGTCCCCTTACATTGAAGTCTCTTTGTGTGAAAAACTGACAAGAAAACATGAAATATTCATTTTTGGCCTTTTTGTTTGTGAAAGCCctcactgttaaaaaaaaaaagtagcagCAGTTAAGGCAAAAAGATTGTTCCCCATGGTTACAATTATACCTGAGTACCTAAAACAATAATGATAAATCTACATACTGTGTCATTGGAGTGAACAGTTTTGGTCTATAGAGAAGTAACATACAGAAGCAAAATGTTTAATTACTCAAAGCTATGAAAAAAAGGTTGCCGAATTACATACTCAGCAACAAGAAAAGAATTCTGTaccattttatatatatatatatatatatatttatatatatatatatatatttatatatatatatatatatatatatatatatatatatatatatatatatatgacaaCTCATTAAAATAATCAAGAAAatgcattttcattgttatgacAATaatggtgcgttcacaccggacgccaAGCGAAGAACCGCATCACGTTACTCTTGCGAGTTTGACCGCAGCATCATTTGTGTTTACTAGCGTCACTCAAACTATACCACTGGCGAGGAGGCGGGGCTTATCTTCATGTAGTTACCAACAACAACGAAATTAACATATTTTGCCTTGATTTAATTTAAATAGACGTATCAAAATGATGCAGTAATAACAATATACTGATATTAGTTAGTAAAAACCCAATTAATGCTTTTGCAAGTGTGCGCACTGATTTAACATGTAATCGCGACGCACAAAAGATTTGcttcgcgtccggtgtgaacaaCACACATTAAGAGTTTACTCGTACATCCATTATGCAAGCTTGTCATGCTTTGTGTGCTATAAGCCACTGGTAAACGACACGTTGTTCTCTCTGCTGATGTTCTCCTTCACTTCCACAGGCAGTGCTTCAAAGAGATGGTCCTCCACCACAAGGCCGCTTTTACGCAGCAGGCGGCAGTTTCCCAGCTGCACAGGCAGTCTGTCCAGGCAGTTTCCTCTCAGCTCCAGCTGATTGAGCTGCACCAGCTGACCCACCATCTCCGGCAGCACGGTGAGCGCGTTGTTCCCCAAACACAGCGCCTTGAGCTTGGTGCATCTGAACAGAGGCTTGGGCAGCACCTCCAGCTTGTTGGAGTTGATGGCTAAGTGCTGGAGATTGTGGAGGAGGCCCACATCCGGAGGGAGCACTGTGATGGAGTTGTGGCCCACATCCAAGTGCCGCAGCTTAGGGAGCGTGAACAGGGCTGGGGGCAGGGTCTCCAGTTTATTGTGGGACAGGTGGAGAGACTCCAGAGACTTGACTTGGGCGATGGAGGAAGGGATGgtgatgattttgttgtgccACAGTTTGAGGCACGTCAGCCTCTTGAGGTGCTGGAAGCTGATGATCTCTTCTATGGTTCGGATGTTGTTCGATTTAAGGTCGAGCTCCTGCAGGTTGGTCAAGCTGAAAATAGCGTGGGGAATCCTCTCGAGTTCGCACGTGTGCAGCTCCAGTTCAATTAGATTTGTCATCTTTTTCAGACTATTCAGTACCACAAGTTTAGTACCATCATTGTGCACCACTAGCTTAATCAGATGTGGTGAAAGCTCTGTGATGTTTGTGGGCATTTTTGTGAGGTTGCTCTTCAAGCATAATGTCTTTAAATGCCTCAAATCTCGCATGGACTCTAGCCCGATCATTTTGTTATTTTCAGAGCTCAGGTTGCCCATGAGGTTGAGCTCCCTCAAACTCCTCAGCAAGTACACCCACCCCGGGATCTCTGCAACATCAGTGAACTTGACGTGAAGGCAGCGGAGATGATCCCGGAGGAAAGCAAAGCCGTTTTGCTCTACTTTGGCCGGACAGTGCAGGAGATGCAGCTCCAGCAGACTGCTCATTTGGGAGACCTTGGCATAGAATCTCACGTCAGGAATGAGCTCCAGTTTCAGCACTTCCAGGTCTGTTAGGTCAAACACTGCATTGGGAAGACCAGAGAGCATGAAAAGGTGCAGCTCCTGCTGGTCCATTGCGTTACGGATCACAAGCTGCCTCAGTTTTTCAACGGTCCACTCGTGATTAAGGCTGATTTCCCTAAGCTTGTTTTCACTGACCTCGGACAAGAAGACCCCAAAGCGTTTGGAGTAGAGTTGGTCATATTGGTCAACCATGTGTAGGAGGAATGCAAAGTCATTTTTGACGTCAGGAATGTCACTAAAGCTGCTCTCCTCACGGACCTTCTCGAATGAGTACTCTTTGAGCGGTCTTCGAAACACCCAGAAGAGAGAGTACAAGCAAGCCATCCCGTAGATCAAGATTAAAGCCATGTAGCTAATGAGCAGCTTGTTCAGCATGAAAGCCATGTTGTGCGTACAGTAGAACTTTCGGTATCCAGTCAGCTGCTTAATATCGGGTTCACAAATGTGCTTGAAATTTATTTTAGCCAAAAAGGTAGAAGTGTAGGATAATATCAAAATAAACTTGACCGTTTTGACGACAGTCTGCGCTACGTAAAGCTTGTAGATAAAGTCACTGTCCTCCACATGAGCTCGAAATTTTCGTACTTTCTCGAACAGGGCTTTGGCCTGCTCTCCGTCTTTTTTGTCCAGGATTGTCATACTGCTCGGGACCTCTGCGATGGGCTTATCTGCAGAGAACTTCACCCCCATCATGGGTGTGGAGGAGTTCACATTTGTGCTTTCGTCCTTCCCCTCTAAAGATACATGTTTCTGGGCCATGGAGGTGCCTGTCAACCGCTGTTTGTTCTCCTCAGAGTCCTCACAAGCTGTCTCAGACAAAGCCTTCGTAGTCCAGGGAGACTCAAAACATCTACCTAGAATTGAAACAAAGTGCTCAATCTTTGAGCTGGTTTTGGGGTATTTGAACCAGAAGTTGCTACTGACCATGAGAACAATGGTGTGGATGAGGGTGAGGTAAGGAAAGTACTTGGAATACCAGGGCAAGGCAACATGGTAACATATTTGGTTGATGAAGATATATTGTTGGTAGTCCAGGTTGGTCCTGACCCCTGTCGGTTCAGGTTGATTGTATTGGTGTGTGACGTGGATCTCATGGGCCATTTCGTCCGGCATGTCCTTAGTGACTAGGGGATGGGATGTTGATACGGGGGCTGCTGCTGAAGCCCCATTCTGGGCACTCTGCTGCGTGAACGAATTAGGCTTCACCCCCGAAGCCTCGTCCGGTTCCTCGAGACAAGGAAGGCAAGCCACCTGGTCCTTGGTGATCTGCATGGTCATGGCGAATATGGCCAGCATGAGCATGACCAGCCCCAGGTAGTCCATGAAGACGTCCCACCATGGCTTCAGGATGCGGTACGTCGGCTGGATGTCATTCAGGGACGCAACCTCAGTGAGCGTGAACATCACTGCAACAAACAGAGGAGAGTCAGTTCATCCATTCTAGTTGTTTTAGCATTAACAGTTAGTACAAGGGTTGGACAATATATCGTTTCAGCATTGACATCACAATATGCGTATGCAGTCACATTGTAGGAAGTAGAATGTAAAGTAAGGCTATTTAACTCAAAGATGTCATGCTACAAGTGTTTCTGCTTGATTCAACATGTATTGATTAACAGACAATTATGTGGTTGCATTTTTATGATTAAGGTAATTGTTGGGggtgctccgatcgatcggccgccgatcgttatcggccgatattcactcttaaaaGTGTGATCGGTGCTCTTTATAAAGTCCGATCGTGAGAGCCGatcacatgacgtaaaatacatgacacttttctctgtgcgctgCAAAACAACTCGccgaaatggcttcaccggtctggcagtattttaaggtgtatgaaaatgacaataaaatagcggtatgcaacgtgtgtgaagcagaaatccagcagctccgcccgctgtgacggaccggtgagcggagcaaaacagacaagagttagacctaacacacttagctattttatctaactctggaacaagctaaacta
It contains:
- the LOC117462358 gene encoding volume-regulated anion channel subunit LRRC8D-like codes for the protein MMFTLTEVASLNDIQPTYRILKPWWDVFMDYLGLVMLMLAIFAMTMQITKDQVACLPCLEEPDEASGVKPNSFTQQSAQNGASAAAPVSTSHPLVTKDMPDEMAHEIHVTHQYNQPEPTGVRTNLDYQQYIFINQICYHVALPWYSKYFPYLTLIHTIVLMVSSNFWFKYPKTSSKIEHFVSILGRCFESPWTTKALSETACEDSEENKQRLTGTSMAQKHVSLEGKDESTNVNSSTPMMGVKFSADKPIAEVPSSMTILDKKDGEQAKALFEKVRKFRAHVEDSDFIYKLYVAQTVVKTVKFILILSYTSTFLAKINFKHICEPDIKQLTGYRKFYCTHNMAFMLNKLLISYMALILIYGMACLYSLFWVFRRPLKEYSFEKVREESSFSDIPDVKNDFAFLLHMVDQYDQLYSKRFGVFLSEVSENKLREISLNHEWTVEKLRQLVIRNAMDQQELHLFMLSGLPNAVFDLTDLEVLKLELIPDVRFYAKVSQMSSLLELHLLHCPAKVEQNGFAFLRDHLRCLHVKFTDVAEIPGWVYLLRSLRELNLMGNLSSENNKMIGLESMRDLRHLKTLCLKSNLTKMPTNITELSPHLIKLVVHNDGTKLVVLNSLKKMTNLIELELHTCELERIPHAIFSLTNLQELDLKSNNIRTIEEIISFQHLKRLTCLKLWHNKIITIPSSIAQVKSLESLHLSHNKLETLPPALFTLPKLRHLDVGHNSITVLPPDVGLLHNLQHLAINSNKLEVLPKPLFRCTKLKALCLGNNALTVLPEMVGQLVQLNQLELRGNCLDRLPVQLGNCRLLRKSGLVVEDHLFEALPVEVKENISRENNVSFTSGL